The genomic window AACACGGCGTGCGTGGCCGCGACGACGACGCCGATCGCGCCGTTCGCCTTGAGCGCCTCGGCCGCCTTGACGATCGTGCGGCCCGTGTCGATCAGGTCGTCGACGAGCAGGCACACCCGTCCGTTCACCTCGCCGACGATCTCGTGGACGGAGACCTGGTTCGGCACCAGCGGGTCGCGACGCTTGTGGATGATGGCGAGCGGGGCGCCGAGCTTGTCGCTCCAGATGTCGGCGACGCGCACCCGGCCCATGTCGGGCGAGACGACCGTGAGGGTCTCGGGGTCGAGCTTGGACTTGAAGTGCTCGAGCAGCACCGGCATCGCGAACAGGTGGTCGACGGGGCCGTCGAAGAAGCCCTGGATCTGCGCCGCGTGCAGGTCGATCGACATGATCCGGTTCGCACCGGCGGCGTGGAAGAGGTCGGCGACCAGGCGCGCCGAGATCGGCTCGCGGCCGCGGCCCTTCTTGTCCTGGCGGGCGTAGGGGTAGAACGGGGCGACGACCGTGATGCGCTTGGCCGACGCCCGCTTGAGCGCGTCGATCATGATGAGCTGCTCCATGAGCCACTCGTTGATCGGCGCGGTGTGCGACTGGATCACGAAGGCGTCCGAGCCGCGGACCGACTCGTCGTACCTCGCGTAGATCTCGCCGTTCGCGAACGTGCGGGCGTCGGTCGGCACGAGCTCCGATCCCAGCTCCTCCGCGATGTGCTGCGCGAGCTCGGGGTGCGCGCGTCCCGACACGAGGACGAGCCTCTTGGATCCGGTGGTCTCGATTCCCGACATGTGCACTGTCCTTTTCCCACCGGCCCCGGTGTCAGTCGACGTCGGCGTCCTGCTGCTGTCCGGCCGCCTCCGCCGCTTCCGCGGCAGCGGTTCCCGGGCGGTGCTGCCCGACCCAACCCTCGATGTTGCGCTGCGGCGCGACGTTCATGCCGAGGGCCCCGGCCGGGACGTCCTTCCGGACGACCGTGCCCGCCCCCGTGTACGCGCCGTCTCCAATCGTAACGGGCGCGACGAACACGCCGTGCGATCCCGTCCGCACGTGGGAGCCGATCGTCGTGCGGTGCTTGTTCACGCCGTCGTAGTTCGCCGTGATCGAGCCCGCGCCGATGTTGGCGCCGACGCCGATCTCGGTGTCGCCGATGTAGGAGAGATGGGGCACCTTGCTGCCATCGCCGATGCGGGCGTTCTTCGTCTCGACGAACGTGCCGATCTTGCCGTCGGCACCCAGGTACGTGCCCGGGCGGAGATAGGCGAAGGGTCCGACCTCGGCGCCCTCGCCGATCACGGCCAGGGTGCCGTCGGTGCGCTTCACGACCGCGTTCGCCCCGATCTCGCAGTCGACGAGCGTCGTGTCGGGGCCGACGATCGCCCCCGTCGCGACCGTCGTCGCGCCCTTGAGCTGCGTGCCGGGGCGGATCGTGACATCCGGCTCGATGCGCACCGCGAGGTCGATCCACGTCGTCGCGGGGTCCTCGATCGTGACGCCGTTCAGCTGCCAGCCGCGGATGATGAGGGCGTTCAGGCGCGCCGCGGTCTCGGCGAGCTGGGCGCGGTCGTTGATTCCGGCGACGAGCCACGGCTCCGAGACCGGGAGCGCGGAGACCTCGGACCCGGCGGCCCGCAGCAGCCCGATCACGTCGGTCAGGTACTTCTCGCCCTGCGCGTTGTCGGTCGTGAGGTTCGCGAGCTGGTCGCGCAGCGCCGCCGCACCGAACGCGTAGATCCCGGCGTTGATCTCGTCGAGTGCGAGCTCGTCGTCGGAGGCGTCCTTCTGCTCGACGATGCGGTCGAACGCGCCGTCGCCGGCACGCACGATCCGGCCGTATCCGCTCGGGTCGGCGTAGTGCGCCGAGAGCACGGAGCCGGCGACGCCCGTTCCGCGGTGCTGGGCGAGGAAGTCGGCGAGGGTGTCGGCGTTCAGCAGGGGCACGTCGCCGTTCAGCACGAGCACGTCGCCGTCGAAGTCGTCGGGGAGTGCCGCGAGCGCGAGCTCGACCGCCCGGCCGGTGCCGGGCACGTCGTCCTGGTCGACGATGATCGCGCCGGGCAGCTCGGCCTCGACCGCCGCGGCCACGAGGTCGCGCTCGTGCCGCACGACCGCGACCACGCAGTCGGCGTCGAGTGCGCGGGCCGTCGCGAGCACGTGGGCCACGATCGGCGCACCCGCGAGCGGGTGCAGCAGCTTCGGGACGACGGACTTCATCCGGGTGCCCTGCCCTGCGGCGAGGACGACGATCGCGAGCTGTGCATCGGTCATGCTCCGCCACCAGGATTCGAACCTGGTCCTCACAGCTCCAAAGGCTGTCGTGCTGCCGTTACACCATGGCGGACCGCGCGTCGACGGGCCCGCCGCACACGCGCCCTCAAGTCTGCCAGACCCGGGCGGATGCCCCACTCCCCGCGCACCGGGCATCCGCCTGCGCTCGCACCGCAGCCGTGCCCTTCACCTGGGACGGTTCGTGACGCACCGGACGGCCGGACGCCCCCGTCCCGACGGACACGAACCGTCCCAGGAGCAACGGGCGCCCATAATGAACAGGTGGCCGAAGCTGACGAGGTGGACCGGATCGTCGAGGACTGGGAGCGCGAGCGCCCCGATCTCGACTTCTCGCCGCTGCAGGTGCTCTCGCGCGTCGGTCGGCTCGGCAAGCACCTGGACCGGGCGCGGAAGCAGGCGTTCGAGCGGTCGGAACTCGAGTCGTGGGAGTTCGACGTGCTCTCGGCGCTCCGCCGGGCCGGTTCCCCGTACCGGCTCTCGCCGAAGGCGCTGCTCCAGCAGACGCTCGTGTCGAGCGGCACCATGACGAATCGCATCGACCGGCTGGTCGCGCGCGGCCTCGTCTCACGTCTCACCGATCCGAAGGACGGCCGGGGCATCCTCGTCGAGATGAGCCGGCCCGGGCTCACGCGCGTCGACGCCGCGATCACCCGGCTCGTCGACGCCGAGGCCGAACTGCTGCGCACGCTGCCGCCCGTCGAGCAGCGCCGGTTGGCCGCGCTGCTGCGCAAGCTCAGCCTCGGGTTCGACTGAGCGCGCCCGCGCCCGCGCCCGCGCCCGCGCCCGCGCCGAAGCTCGGAGCATCGCGCGAACTCCGGAGGATTCCGCCCGAATGGTCCGAGGTACGGGCGGTCCTCCGAACTTCGCGCGGCGCAGGAGGTCGCAGCGCACCGGTCAGCGGCGCAGCACCTTGCGGGCCAGCCAGTTGCCGAGCGACTGCACGATCTGCACGAACACCACGATCAGCAGCACCGCCGCCCACGTCACGACCGGCTCGAACTGCCGGTACCCGTAGAGCTGCGCGAAGTAGCCGAGGCCGCCGCCGCCGATGAACCCGGCGACCGCGGACATGTCGATGACCGCGATCACGATGAAGGTGTACCCGAGGATCAGCGGGCCGAGCGCCTCGCCCAGCACGACCGTGAACAGGATCCGCCAGGGACCGGCGCCCATCGAGCGCGCCGCCTCGATCACGCCCGGCCGCACCGTGAGCAGGTTCTGCTCGACGATGCGCCCGATCGCGAACGACGCCGCCAGCGACAGCGCGAAGATCGCGGCGTCGTTGCCGATGCCCGTGCCGATCACGGCCCGGGTCACCGGCTGGATCGCCGCGATGAAGATGATGAACGGGATCGGGCGGAAGAAGTTGATCACGACGTTCAGGACGGTGTACACGGCTCGGTTCGGCAGCAGGCTCCCGGCCCGGCTCACGTAGAGCCCGATACCGAGCAGCAGGCCGCCGGCACCGCCGAACAGCATCGTCAACCCGACGATGTACAGCGTCTCGCCGGCGGCCTTCCAGAACTCGGGCCCGAGTTCGAGCAGCGCGTCCATCAGCGCACCTCCCCTGCCGAGGCATCCGAACCGGCCTCGTTCACCTCGACGTGCTCGCCGAGCTTCGCGAGCACGCCGTCGACCGCGGCATCCGTGCCGCGCAGCGCGAGCGTGAGGTGACCGAACGCCCGGCCGCGGATGTCGTTGATGCCGCCGTAGACGAGCTCGAACTCGACGCCGGCCGCGGCGAGGTCGAGGAAGACCTGCGCCTGCGAGGCGTCGCCGTCGCGGAACGAGAACGTCACGATGCGTCCGGCGTGGCGTTCGCGCAGCACCGCAAGCTCGGCGGGTGAGGGCACGCCCTTGACCACCGTCGAGACGAACCGCTGCGAGGCCGGGTGCTGCGGCGCCGAGAACACGTCGAACACGTCGCCGTGCTCGATGACCCGGCCGCCGTCCATCACGGCGACCTTCGTGGCGATCGACTGGATGACGTCCATCTCGTGCGTGATGACGACCATCGTGACGCCCTGCTCGGTGTTGACGCGCTTCAGCAGCGCCAGCACCTCCTGGGTCGTCTCGGGGTCGAGGGCGCTGGTCGCCTCGTCGGCGAGCAGGATCGAGGGCCGGGTCGCGAGGGCCCGCGCGATCCCGACGCGCTGCTTCTGGCCGCCCGAGAGCTGCTCGGGGTAGGCCTTCGCCTTGCTCGCGAGCCCGACGAAGTCGAGCAGTTCGGCGACGCGCGCCGTGATCTCGGCCTTCGACCAGCCGGCGACCTTCAACGGGTACGCGACGTTCGCCTGCACCGTCTTCTGGTCGAACAGGTTGAACTGCTGGAAGATCATGCCGATGCCGAGCCGGATGCCCCGAAGCTCCCGCTCGGGAAGCCCCGAGATCACCCGGCCGTCGACCGTGACGGTGCCGGCGGTGACGGGTTCGAGCGCGTTGATGAGACGCACGAGCGTCGACTTGCCGGCGCCCGAGTAGCCGATGATGCCGTAGACGTCGCCCGGCTCGATGTCGAGCGTGACGTCGTCGACCGCGACGACGGGGTCACCGCCGCGATCCGGCGACGGATACGACTTGCCCACGTTCGCAAGGCTCACGATGGCCATGCGGTTCCTCCTCCCGAACGCGCCGACCGGGCGACGCGCGCTGCGCGTCGCCCGGTGGCGGTTCGTGCGTTCGTGCGGGTCGGCCCGGGTTGCGGGCCGACCGCCCTATTCTGTCCCGTCGCGCGGGTGATCGTCGCGCCGGCCGCGCTCGCGGGCCGGCCCCTCGATCAGCCCTGTGCGGCGGTGTCCTCCTCGACGTCGGCGAGCGACTGCTCGAGGTCGGCCACGGGCACGACCAGCGAGACCCCGGTGCCGCCGGATGCCTCGTCGAGGCCGGCCTGCACGTCGGCGTTCGTCTGGAAGATCTCGACCAGCTTCAGGTAGGTCTCGTTGTCCTTGTCTTCAGCGCGTGCGGCGAAGATGTTGACGTACGGGAGGGCGTTCGGGTCCTCGGGGTCGTCCTGCGCGATCGCGTCGTCGAAGCTGAGACCGGCGTTCTCCACGAAGTCGTTGTTGATGATCGCGGCGGCGACGTCCGGCAGCGAGGTCGCGGTGAGCGCGGCCTCGAGCGTCTTGACCTGGACCTTCGACTTCGCCTCGTCGATGTCGGCGAGCGTGGAGAAGATCGAGCCGCCGTCGGTGAGCTCGATCAGGCCGGCCGACTGGAGCACGAGGAGCGCGCGGGCGAGGTTCGACGGGTCGTCGGGGATCGCGACGGTCTCGCCCTCGGGGATGTCCTTCACCGAGTCGTACTTCGTCGAGTAGAGGCCGAGGGGGTAGATCTGGGTCGAGCCGATCGGGGTGAGGTCCTCGTCGGCGTCGACGTTGTACCCGGCGAGGTAGACGATGTGCTGAAACTGGTTGAGGTCGAGCTCGCCCTCGGTGAGCGCCGGGTTGGGCTGGTTGTAGTCGCCGAAGTCGACGAGTTCGACGGTGATGCCCTCCTCGGCGGCGGCCTCGACGAACGGGGCCCACTGCGGGTCGGACTTGCCGACCACGCCGATGGTCACGACGTCGTCGTCACCGCCCGAACCGGAGTCGCCCGAGGCGGAACCGCCGGCGCAGCCCGCGAGGGCGACGACGAGCGGCACCGCGGCGAACGCGGCGAGGATGGACGTGGAACGGCGACGTGACATGGGGATTCCTCTCTCGGTGGCACCGCGATCGGACCGCTGGTCGGCGTGCGTGGGCACGGCTCCGCCCACTCGGGATATCGGGTGGGGAGGCATCGGTGCCGCAGATCGCGGGTGCCGTTCCACCATACGTGAAGCATCTGCGCCGACCGCGCCAGCAGGGTCACGTTCCGTCACAGATCCTTCGATGCGTCACGGGAAGCAACACGGATGCTGCAACGCGTGCCCTCGCGGGCCTCTGCCCGCGCGGGCGCACCGATCCGACGCGACCGTGCTCAGGACTCGAGCGACTCCGAGACCTCCAGCCACCGCGTCTCGAGATCGGCGACGGATGCCTCGAGCTGCGCGAGCTCGTCGCCGAGCGCGGCGAGGCCGACGTAGTCGGACTGGTCATGGCGTGCGAGCCGCTCGTGGTGTGCAGCGATCTCGACCTGCGACTTCTCGAGCCTCCGGTCGATCGACGCGAGCTCCTTCTCGGCGGCGCGGCGCTCCGCGCCGGCGAGCGCCGGGGCCGACGACGAAGCCGCGCCGCTCGCGGGTCGGCCAGCGGCCCCGGCCGCGGGCGCGACCGATCCCCCGGCCGCGCCGGCACCGCCCGCACTCCGCCCGGCCGCGGTACCGGGCGCCGCGGCATCCGACTGCCTCCGCAGCTCGAGGTACTGGTCGACGCCGCCCGGCAGGTGCCGCAGGTGCCCGTCGAAGATGCCGAACTGCTGGTCGGTGACCCGCTCGAGCAGGTACCGGTCGTGCGAGACGACGAGGAGCGTGCCCGGCCAGGAATCGAGCAGGTCCTCGATCGCCGCGAGCATGTCGGTGTCGAGGTCGTTCGTCGGCTCGTCGAGGATCAGCACGTTGGGCTCCTGCAACAGGATGAGCAGCAGCTGCAGCCGCCGCCGCTGGCCGCCCGAGAGGTTCTTCACCGGCGTCGAGAGCTGGGCGTTCGAGAACCCGAGGCGCTCGAGCAGCTGACCCGGCGAGAGCTCGACGGCCTTCGAGCCGCTGCCGATCGTGTAGCTGCGCTTCTGCTCGGCGACCACCGCGCTGACGCGCTGGTCCGCCCATTCGGCGAGCTCGGCGAGCTCTTGGCTGAGCGTCGCGATGCGCACGGTCGTCCCGCGCTTGACCCGCCCGGCGGTCGGCTTCACCGCCCCGGTGACGAGGCCGAGGAGCGTCGACTTCCCGGCGCCGTTCACGCCGAGGATGCCGGTGCGCTCGCCGGGCGCGATGCGCCACTCGACGTCGCGCAGCACCGTGCGGGTGCCGCCGTCGGGGGCCGGGTACTCGACGCCGGCGTCGAGCAGGTCGACGACGTCCTTGCCGAGTCGGCTCACCGCGAGGCGGCTGAGCTCGACCTTGTCGCGCACGGGCGGCTCGTTCTCGATGAGCTGGTTCGCCGCATCGATGCGGAACTTCGGCTTCGACGTTCGCGCCGGGGCGCCGCGCCGCAGCCAGGCGAGCTCCTTGCGCATCAGGTTCTGCCGCTTCGCCTCGGATGCCGCGGCCATGCGGTCGCGCTCGACGCGCTGCAGCACGTACGCGGCGTATCCGCCCTCGAACGGCTCGACGATGCCGTCGTGCACCTCCCAGGTGTCGGTGCACACCTCGTCGAGAAACCAGCGGTCGTGCGTCACGACCGCGAGCGCGCCCGAGGTCTTCGCCCAGCGCTGCTGGAGGTGGCGGGCGAGCCACGCGATGCCCTCGACGTCGAGGTGGTTCGTCGGCTCGTCCAGGAACAGCACGTCCCAGTCGCCGATGAGCAACGCCGCGAGCGCGACCCGCCGGCGCTGCCCGCCCGAGAGGTCGCCGACCCGGCCGTGCCACGGGACATCCGCGAGGAGCCCCGCGATGACGTCGCGCACCTTCGCGTCGCCCGCCCAGACGTGCTCGTCGATGCCGCCGACGACCGCGGCGGCGACGGTCAGGTCCGGATCGACGGTGTCGGCCTGGTCGAGCATGCCGATGCGGATGCCCCGCCGCACGGTGACCCGTCCGCCGTCGGGTTCGAGGCGACCGGCGAGGAGCTTCAGCAGGGTCGACTTGCCGTCGCCGTTGCGTCCGACGATGCCGACCCGATGCCCCTCGTCGAGCCCGAGGGTCACCTCGTGGAAGACGACTCTGGTGGGGAACTCGAGATGCAGGCGCTCGGCGCCGAGGAGATGTGCCATGACCGGACGAGCCTACTTCGCGCCGGCTCCCCCCGCGGCATCACCTCCCTCCCGCCCTCCTCCCGCACTCCTCCGCCGAGGTGACGGAAACGTCCCGGGTCGGGGCGGCCCGACCGGGAGGTTTCCGTCACCTCAGCGCACGGGCGCTCCGTGCGACCGGTCCTCCACACCCGGGCTTGGACGGCCTGGGAACCCGAGGAGGCGGGAATCCGACGGGATCCGAGCGGGCCGCGGCGATCATCGGCGGATGCGCTCGCCCGCCCCACTCCCCGCACCGCTCGGCGACCGTCCGGCCTTCACGACCCGAGAGGCCCTCGAACTGCAGGTGCCCGCCATGCGGCTGTCCCGCCGAGATCTCGACGCGCCGTTCCACGGAGTCAGGGTCCGGGCCGGCGCGTCGCTCGACGATCGACTTCGCATCGTCGCCTACGCGAAGCGGATGCCCCAGCCGCAGTTCTTCTCCCACGCGACGGCCGCGATGATCCACGGCATCCCGTTGCCGCTCGCGGTCCAGCGGCGCACGACGCTCGATGTCGCCGTCGTCAGGGGCGACCACCCGCCCTCGGCACGGGGCGTGATCCCGCACGTGCTCGAGGCATCCGCCTGCCGTGTCATCGGAGTCGGCGGGCTCCGGGTGACCGACCCCCGAACCACGTGGCGGGTGCTCGGCGCGCTGCTCGGACTCGACGATCTCATCGCCGCGACGGATGCACTGATCACCGGCGCTGCGCCGATCGGCGGCACCTTGCCGCTGTGCACCAGGGACGACCTCGACGCCGAGTTGCGATCGAGCCGCGGGCATCGGGGCGTCGTTCGGCTCCGGGCCGCGCTCGAAGCCGCCCGCGAGGGATCGGTGTCCCGGCAGGAGACCTTCACCCGGCTGGCGCTGACGCGCGGCGGGCTCCCCGATCCCGAGCTCAATCATCCGGTCGTCGTCCGGGGTCGCCGCATCGCGGTACTCGACCTCGCATACCCCGACCACCGCGTCGGAATCGAGTATCAGAGCGACTTCCACACCACGCCGCAGCGCTATCGCGCCGACCTCGCGCGCCTCGAACGGCTCGCCGACCTCGGCTGGCTCATGGTCCAGGTGACCGCGAGGGACCTCGCAACCCCGGCGAGCCGAGCCGCGCTCGTCCGTCGGGTCGCCGCCCGGCTCGCCTCGCGAGCGTCGAGGTGACGCCAAGCTCCCGGTTCGGAACGTCTGCACCGGGAGTTTCCCGTCACCTCAGCGAAGGGGGATGGGTGGGGATGGGGTGGGTGTGGGTGTGGGTGTGGGTGTGGGGGTCAGACGGGGAGGACTCGAGCGCCGTGGACGGGGCCGTGCGCGTGCACCGCCGTGATCCGGGCGGCAGACAACCCGACCTGGAGGGCGATGGCGTCTTCGCTCGACTCGGCCAGGAACGCCACGGTCGGTCCCGAGCCGGAGACGATGCCGGCCAGCGCCCCGGCCTGCTCCCCGAGGTCGATGAGCTCCGCCAGCGACGGCGAGAGCCGCACGGCCGCGGCCTGGAGGTCGTTGTGCAGGGCCGCCGCGAGATGGGCGGCGTCGCCCGCGCGGAGCGCGTGGAGCACGGCCGCGTCGACGCTCGGCGAACCGGCGGGGGCGCTCCACGGCATCGGGCGTCCGGCCTCCTCGACGCGGAGCACGTCGAGCTCCCGGTACACCTGCGGCGTGGAGAGTCCGTGGTCGGCGATCGCCAGCACCCAGTGGAACGAGCCCGTCGCCAGGGCGGGGCTCAGCCGGTCGCCGCGCCCCGTGCCGATGGCCGTTCCACCGGTCAGGGCGAAGGGCACGTCGGCACCGAGCTTCGCGGCGAGCGCGTGGAGTTCCTCGCGCGGCAGCGCCGTGCCCCAGAGCGCGTCGCAGGCGACGAGCGTGGCCGCGGCATCCGCCGACCCGCCGCCCATGCCGCCCGCGATCGGGACGTGCTTCGTGATCTCGAGCCGAACGCCCTCGGGTACGCCGGTGGCCTTGGCGAGCAGCTTCGCGGCCTTGACGGCGAGGTTCGAGCCGTCGGTCGGCAGGCCCGCGGTGTCGACGGTGCCGGTGAACGAGACCGAGATGCGGTCGTCGGGCCAGGCGCGCAGGTCTTCGTAGAGTGAGACGGCCTGATAGGCGGTGGCGACGTCGTGGTAGCCGTCGGCGCCGGCCTCGCCGACGCGCATGAAGAGGTTGATCTTGCCCGGCGCCCGGACGTGCACCGACTCGTCGGCCGCCGCGATGGTCATGGCTCCACGCTAGTCGAATGGTTCGCGTTCAGTCGCGAACGACCGCCCGCGCGATACGCAGGAAGTCGTCGACGGCGAGTTGCTCGCCGCGCGCCTGCGGGTCGACCCCGGCGCGCTCGAGCACCTCGGTCGCCGAGGCGGCGGAGCCGCCGAGCACGCCCGAGAGGGCCTGCCGGAGCATCTTGCGCCGCTGCCCGAATGCGGCGTCGACGAGTTCGAACGTGGCCCGGCGTTCGGCCTCGTCACCCGGTTCGCCGTGCCGGTCGAAGCCGACGAGCACGGAGTCGACGTTCGGCACCGGCCAGAACACCATGCGGGAGACCTGTCCGGCGGTGCGCCAGTCTCCGTACCAGGCGGCCTTGACGCTCGGCGCGCCGTACACCTTCGAACCGGGCTCCGCGGCGAGCCGGTAGCCGACCTCGGCCTGCACCATGACGATGCCCGACCGCAGCGAGGGCACGTGCTCGAGCAGGTGCAGCAGCACCGGGACCGACACGTTGTACGGCAGGTTGGCGACGAGCCGCACGGGTTCGCCGGGGAGGTCGCGCACCTTGAGCGCGTCCTCGTGGACGACGGTGAGCGACGTGCCCGGTTGCATCAACGTCGCCGTATGGGGCAGCTGCGCTGCGAGGCGGCCGTCGATCTCGACGGCGATGACGGATGCCCCGGCCTCGAGCAGCCCGAGCGTGAGCGATCCGAGCCCCGGGCCGATCTCGAGCACCGTCTCGCCGCGTTCGACGCCTGCGGCCTGCACGATGCGGCGCACCGTGTTGGCGTCGTGCACGAAGTTCTGGCCGAGCTTCTTCGTCGGCGTGACGCCGAGGAGCTCGGCGAGGTCGCGGATCTCGGCGGGGCCGAGCAGCCGCGGGTGGGCCGGCGCCTGCTCTGCCTCGTGGCGATGCATGTCAGGCCCCGTCCGCGTCGACGAATCCGCTGGTCACGGGGTCATCCTGCCATGAGCCGTACACGCGGACGGTGTTCGACGCGAGGTCGGCGCAGAGTTCGTCGAGCGGCGCGCCGAGCACGTCGGCCATGAATCGCACGGTCACGGGCACGAGGTACGGCGCGTTGGGTCGTCCGCGCAGCGGCGCCGGCGTGAGGTACGGGGCATCCGTCTCGACGAGGATCAGCTCGCGCGGCAGCACGCGCAGCGCCTCGCGCAGGTTCTCGGCGTTCTTGAACGTCACGTTGCCGGCGAACGAGCAGTACCAGCCCTCGGATGCCGCGAGCCGCGCGAGTTCCTCACCGCCGGAGAAGCAGTGGAACACGGTGCGTTCGGGCGCTCCGACGCGGCGCAGGGTCTCGACGACGTCGTCGTGGGCGTCGCGGTCGTGGATCTGCAGCGCGACGCCGTGGCGCTTGGCGATGTCGATGTGCGCCTCGAAGGCGCGGAACTGGGCGGGCCGCCCCTCCTCGCCGGTGCGGTACCAGTCGAGGCCGGTCTCGCCGACGGCCCGCACGCGCGGCCGCGCGGCGAGCTCGTCGATGACGGCCAGGGCGTCGTCGAGGGCGCCGGATGCCTCGAGCTCGGGGGCCTCGTTCGGGTGGAGGGCGACGGCCGCGAGCAGGCGCCCGTCACGGTCGGCGGCGTCTGCCGACCACCGACTGGTCGCGACATCGGTGCCGACCTGCACGGCGCCCGCGATGCCGACGGCCTCGGCGCGATCGAGGTGCTCGGCGACCGAGAGCGGCAGCGCGCCGTCGGCGATCTCGAGGTGGGTGTGGTTGTCGTACACCGGCACCGCGAGCCCCTCGGGCGCGGGCGGGTAGTCGGGCGCGGGCTTGCCGTCGCGCGCGCCGTCGGAGCGGTTGCGGAGGTGCTCGGTCACGCGCACCCCGCGGCGGCGATCCGGTCCACCTCGGCGGAGCGCAACGTCACCCGGCGACCTCGATGCGCGGGAACAGCGCCTCGAGCGCGGAGACCTGCTCGCCGAGTCGCACCTCGTCGGCCCGGTCGATGCGCTGCTCCTGCACGGTGCCGGGTGCGCCGAGCGCGGTCCACAGCTTCGCCGTCGCCTTGGGCAGGACCGGCGACAGCAGCACGGCGAGCGTGCCGAGCCCGTGGTACGCGACGGCGAGCACGGTCTCGAGTCGGTCGCGCTGCGCCGGGTCCTTGGCGAGCGCCCACGGCTCCTCGCTCGTGAGGTAGCCGTTGAGCGCGTCGACGAGCTCCCAGGCGGCCGCGATGGCCTCGTGCACGGCGAGGCGGCCGATCGCCTCCCATGAGCGCTCGGTGGCACGGCGTTCGATCGACTGGATCTCGAGGTCGGCGGCGGTCAGGGTCGCGGCGGTCGGCACGGCGCCGTCGCAGTAGCGCGCGATCATCGCGACGACGCGTGACGCGAGGTTGCCGAACCCGTTCGCGAGCTCGGCCTGGTAGCGCGCCGCCAGGTCCTCCCACGAGAACGAGCCGTCCTGGCCGAACCCGATCGCGGAGAGGAAGTAGAAGCGGAACGCGTCCGAGCCGAACGTGTCGGTGATCTGCGACGGTGCGATGCCGGTGAGCTTGGACTTGGACATCTTCTCGCCGCCGACGAGGAGCCATCCGTGCCCGAAGACCCCGCGCGGCACCTCGAGGCCCGCGGCCATCAGCATGGCCGGCCAGATCACCGCGTGGAACCGCAGGATGTCCTTGCCGACGATGTGCTGGGCGGGCCAGCGGCGCGCGAACTCGGCGTCGTCCTGCCCATAGCCGACGGCGGTGATGTAGTTGAGCAGCGCGTCGAACCAGACGTAGACGACGTGGCTGTCGTCCCACGGGACCTTCACGCCCCAGTCGAACGTCGAGCGCGAGATCGAGAGGTCGTCGAGACCCGAGCGCACGAACGAGACGACCTCGTTGCGGGCCGACTCGGGCTGCACGAAGTCGGGGCGCTCCTCGTAGAGGGCGAGCAGCCGGTCGGCGAACGCCGACATGCGGAAGAAGTAGTTCTTCTCGTTGAGCAGCTCGACCGGCTTCGAATGGATCTCGCAGACCAGCTGGCCCTCGAACTCGCCCGTGCCGGGCACCAGCTGCGAGTCGGTCTTGTACTCCTCGCATCCGACGCAGTAGTAGCCCTCGTACTCGCCCGTGTAGATGTGCCCCTCGTCGAAGAGGTGCTGGAGGAACTTCTGGACGTTCTGCTCGTGTCGCTCGTCGGTGGTGCGGATGAAGTCGTCGTTGGCGATGTCGACGGTCTCGAGCAGCGGCTTCCACGCCTCGGCGACGAGCTTGTCGGCCCACTCCTTCGGCGTCACGTCGTTGGCGGTCGCGGTGCGCAGGATCTTCTGGCCGTGCTCGTCGGTGCCGGTGAGCATCCACGTGTCCTCGCCCGCCTGCCGGTGCCACCGCGAGATGACGTCGGCGGCCACCTCGGTGTACGCGTGCCCGATGTGGGGCACGTCGTTGACGTAGAAGATGGGCGTGGTGATGTAGAACGAGGAGCCGTCGGCCATGCCGACAATCCTACGGGCGCGCGGCTGCGCGTCCGCCTCCATGACGGATGCCCCCGG from Agromyces sp. LHK192 includes these protein-coding regions:
- the rsmA gene encoding 16S rRNA (adenine(1518)-N(6)/adenine(1519)-N(6))-dimethyltransferase RsmA; translated protein: MHRHEAEQAPAHPRLLGPAEIRDLAELLGVTPTKKLGQNFVHDANTVRRIVQAAGVERGETVLEIGPGLGSLTLGLLEAGASVIAVEIDGRLAAQLPHTATLMQPGTSLTVVHEDALKVRDLPGEPVRLVANLPYNVSVPVLLHLLEHVPSLRSGIVMVQAEVGYRLAAEPGSKVYGAPSVKAAWYGDWRTAGQVSRMVFWPVPNVDSVLVGFDRHGEPGDEAERRATFELVDAAFGQRRKMLRQALSGVLGGSAASATEVLERAGVDPQARGEQLAVDDFLRIARAVVRD
- a CDS encoding 4-(cytidine 5'-diphospho)-2-C-methyl-D-erythritol kinase, which encodes MTIAAADESVHVRAPGKINLFMRVGEAGADGYHDVATAYQAVSLYEDLRAWPDDRISVSFTGTVDTAGLPTDGSNLAVKAAKLLAKATGVPEGVRLEITKHVPIAGGMGGGSADAAATLVACDALWGTALPREELHALAAKLGADVPFALTGGTAIGTGRGDRLSPALATGSFHWVLAIADHGLSTPQVYRELDVLRVEEAGRPMPWSAPAGSPSVDAAVLHALRAGDAAHLAAALHNDLQAAAVRLSPSLAELIDLGEQAGALAGIVSGSGPTVAFLAESSEDAIALQVGLSAARITAVHAHGPVHGARVLPV
- a CDS encoding TatD family hydrolase yields the protein MTEHLRNRSDGARDGKPAPDYPPAPEGLAVPVYDNHTHLEIADGALPLSVAEHLDRAEAVGIAGAVQVGTDVATSRWSADAADRDGRLLAAVALHPNEAPELEASGALDDALAVIDELAARPRVRAVGETGLDWYRTGEEGRPAQFRAFEAHIDIAKRHGVALQIHDRDAHDDVVETLRRVGAPERTVFHCFSGGEELARLAASEGWYCSFAGNVTFKNAENLREALRVLPRELILVETDAPYLTPAPLRGRPNAPYLVPVTVRFMADVLGAPLDELCADLASNTVRVYGSWQDDPVTSGFVDADGA
- a CDS encoding ABC-F family ATP-binding cassette domain-containing protein, whose amino-acid sequence is MAHLLGAERLHLEFPTRVVFHEVTLGLDEGHRVGIVGRNGDGKSTLLKLLAGRLEPDGGRVTVRRGIRIGMLDQADTVDPDLTVAAAVVGGIDEHVWAGDAKVRDVIAGLLADVPWHGRVGDLSGGQRRRVALAALLIGDWDVLFLDEPTNHLDVEGIAWLARHLQQRWAKTSGALAVVTHDRWFLDEVCTDTWEVHDGIVEPFEGGYAAYVLQRVERDRMAAASEAKRQNLMRKELAWLRRGAPARTSKPKFRIDAANQLIENEPPVRDKVELSRLAVSRLGKDVVDLLDAGVEYPAPDGGTRTVLRDVEWRIAPGERTGILGVNGAGKSTLLGLVTGAVKPTAGRVKRGTTVRIATLSQELAELAEWADQRVSAVVAEQKRSYTIGSGSKAVELSPGQLLERLGFSNAQLSTPVKNLSGGQRRRLQLLLILLQEPNVLILDEPTNDLDTDMLAAIEDLLDSWPGTLLVVSHDRYLLERVTDQQFGIFDGHLRHLPGGVDQYLELRRQSDAAAPGTAAGRSAGGAGAAGGSVAPAAGAAGRPASGAASSSAPALAGAERRAAEKELASIDRRLEKSQVEIAAHHERLARHDQSDYVGLAALGDELAQLEASVADLETRWLEVSESLES